The segment GTCAGTCCTTCAAAACACAATATcataaaatttatttaataGGTCAACCACCCTGGTTAGCTGATCCTTTTGATGTGAAATATTATTGATCTGTGTTTGAATAGATAGTGGACGTGCACTTTTTCATAAGAGATCATGGATAAAAACAAGATGTTTATTCCCATATGGAGGCGTGTGTAAGGAACAGCTTCACCCTGTTGCGTTTAATCACTGTAAAGGACTTCACTCATGAAATACAGGACCCTTGTATTCTGTAATACAGATGTCACTTTGATGTGAGTCACttgcttggtgtgtgtgtgtgtttgtttttccttccagtCCTGGTCTGTTGTTTCAGTTGATGTTGCTGTGAGGCTGTACTGAGGTTTCCCATCAAGCCccctgcaccacacacacacacatcaaaaccCCCCTTTCTTTCCCGTTCACCTCCTTTTTCTTTCAAATCATTCAGACCCGAAGCTCTTCGGCCCATTCAGTGCTCTCACGCTGCTATGGAAACGGGAGCGTATGGGTTTAAGAGTGGTGTGATGTGAGCCTCACAGACACAGAAGAGCTGCTGAATTGAAAGGGAGGTCCTTTTCTCAGTGAACTACTCATCTGGATCTAAATTCATCCAGCAATTGTTGAAATGACAAGGACGGTTGACACAGAAAAACAGCAATATAATATTGTTAGGGTCgttaaaattaaaatcaaatctCGCCATGCAACACACTGCTATGGACTACTTTATcactgaaccaaaaaaaaaaattaaggtgtTCTGTACTAGTGCTTGGTTTGCAAACTGTTGGCTACCAGAGACCAGTATCCCGTGGCTGATTACCCAGGATCCCCACTGTGAGACGAGTGGGGCGGTTTCCTGTCCCCGTGGCTCCGTCCCTCACTGCCACCTCTGCTCCCAGGCTGGGCTCCAGCTATGCCAATTTGTAGATAAGAGGTGGTTTTTAAAGCTGAATGAAAACAAGAATACGGCTGAGCGAAAATGATTGttgctttttcttttccacagtcAAGGTCTTTTAAGGTGGTGTAAAAAGCGAACTACCCCGAAACTTGCTCTCTTCATGGTCGAAGGTTCGCCATGAAGGCAACCAGAAACCACAGCCATGCCTTTTTCCCTCTCCTTTTTCCTTTCCATCATTCTGTTTTGGAACTCTTTGCGGTTCACCGCATCTCCCTTGAACGCGGCTCTGTTGTTCATTGAGCTCGAGTGACGAGAAACATCTTCCACCGAGTCGCACAAGCACACAAACGAATGAGCGAGGTCCCGCAGCTCGTGCCCATGCGTCAGAGTGAACCCAGCGCCCCGTTACCATTCAGCCAATCGGGTCTGTCCCACCTACTTTAGCCAGAGGGCTTTGACCCTGGAACACGTAGGGATCACGGTGCCCCCACCCCCGGCACCTTTTCCTCTCCTACTCCGTCTGCACCGCATGTTTAGCCATGCCGTGATCTGGCTGTCAGGAATGTGTAGTggaacgtgtttttttttttttaacttttacatAGTAGAAACATTATACTGACTAGGGATTCTGACTGGAAGTGGtttttccttttcctccccCCCCTAGAGCAGATTTGTTCCCCTCATCACACCTCTAGGGAGTGGCCTTCATTCACTGAAGCCCCACATCCATTGCGTTTTTTGCAAGACTATGGTTCCTAGAcctaaaattattataaaatgctaTTTCATGGCAGTTGTGTTGAAATTTTCTTGTTAAAATTTTGAATTTCTTACAAAATTATTttggcacccggggagcagtgtgtggggacaatgctttgctcagtggcgccttggcggcttgggatttgaaccggcaaccttctgattacgggtcagcttccttacctgctaggccaccactgccccataaatgtCACCTTATCTTCTCAGCGCAGCCCATAATGCAGCTCCGAGTCGCAGTGACGAAGTTGTGCTCTTCATATCCTGCTCTAATTCATTATGGGCCAGCAGCCATGTTGCAGGCTGGGTCAGCAGTGTAATGAGCACGGGCTGTTCAAGATGTCGTTTCAGCTGGAGGCCACTGTGTAAAGGCTCTGGACCGGGACAACCAGGAATTTCTCTTAGACCTATTAGACACCCAGGCCCCTATCTCCTTCCCCCCTCAGGCCGGAAGATAAAATGGTGGAGATACCTGTCTGTTGGTGCCACTGAACCTCCCCTTCAGCGCCACTAATTACAGCAGGGGCAGATGATAAAGGAGAGCGGGGTCACATCCGTCCCCTCTTCGCTGAAGCTTAGGCTCGCAGTGAAGTGCAGCAGGGGGTGTTCTGCAGATTCGTTCTCTGCTCAGTGTAGACATGTGTTCTGGACCTCTGCTAGATTTAATGGAAAGCAATTTCCCCCAGACCTGAGACCAGGGAAGTTCCGTCGATCGGAAATTGTAGTCGTATTTTTAGTCTGTGGGCTTTAATTTTTCGGGGAGGATTGGATTGTCACTGTTCTCTGTAGGTCCACTCCTGCCTCTGCAGAAGCCATTAGTCCCAAGCTCCTGGGGCGACTGTATGCAAGAGGCCAGTGAGGccagttttttttatctatcCGACTGGAGCTGTGTTTCTCTCCTTTAATCTGGACTTGTCTTGGAATTTAGGTGTTTTGGTATGCTGTTCCACCCTGtcttccttctctgtctgtctccagcAGATATGGAGcagtagggccctatgaaatcccacttactaccattgtgtccctgagaaagatacttaaccctaaattgctccatgggggggactgtccctgtaactactgattataagtctgataaatgctgtaaaggtaattGATTGATTATGGCATCAGTGGGTCAAAAATAATCTGcgatatgacaaatcacatttaatcactgttcaacaaattGCTTGAAcatttactctttgcttttgtaaacaaTTTACAATATGTGCATTTGACACCCCCTTTACCATAGCTGACCGGGCGTTTGCGCTGCATTGGTGTGTGCGAATGTTGCGTTTTCCACATCATGTAAATCATATGGCCATGGCGcagtatttatgtatttttacagtcattaaaaacctggaattttccaggtcttgaatacaaaataaacacacaaagttttggaaaaaaaaaaacaataaaaatctgTCACATGAATGTATGACAAAGTGCCTCCTTTTAAAACTCATGTAAACTATATCTGATTTATGCCCGAACCTGATTGGGTCTATTTAACTCGGTTTGCGCGGACTtgggaggaagaaacactgtcgtCTTACATAAATTTagttaacaatattttggtaaatttgagttcaagtgttttttttctcttttcaactTTGTACAGAAATTTCATAGAATATATGATCATGAAATGTTGCCTTAGAGTATTGGAAAttctttttgtgaaaatgtataAGATCCTTGTATTTAATTCTTGCTTCAGACTCTTTTAACATGTGAAATCCCAGCACTGTTGTGATTGATTAGTAatctgtgtgtttcaggggTACATGCCGAGCTCTACTACGTGAGAGACGATCACGTGAACATGTATGCCCTCCTGTTCATCCCCCCTGTTCCCAGCGAAATCAACAGCCTGCACTTCACATGGCAATCCAGGAACAGGGTGAGCACATACATTCACCTAGCTACAAACTGCTGCTGATTTAATAGCGTCAGATCGGTAACCGATCACTCCTGTTCTCTCCTTTCTGTCCATCTCTCGATCAGGTTGAATACAGGCTCGGCTTCCAGGTGGAGAACCCAGCAGCCATGGACCTTCCTCAGAGCAACATCTCCTCTCATGGGGAGGTGCCTCGCAGCCGCTCTGGTGGGCTACAGTCCACTTCCCATAGCTCAGTCTCACTCTGTCATCTGCATTTAGTAtactggacacattttgtcacttAATTTGACATATCTCCTTATCTCTTGTCTGTGGCCGTGGTGGTTTGTAGTATTCCGAGTCGACCTGTTCTGCTCAGGGCAGGTAGATGGAGAAGCCCTGGTGACGGTGCAGCTCAACCTGACCATCCATCCCAACAACATCACAGTGCTGAACTTCAAACGTCGGAAAATGTGCTACAAACGTACGAATCCCTAATTAAGCTGTTATAAGTACAATAAGTTGATTCGATTAGCAAGACTGTATAAATGTGGGATTTGTTGAACATTTAGCATACATTCTGTAGTTATgacataaaattaataaatgaatggctCTAATGCATAAAGCTTTATTGTTTGCTGTATAGTAGGACTGTTGAAGGGTTATTTCCGGCCTCAAGAACTGAATTACACAGCACTGTCACATGCTCTATGCTGTAAATGACCGATAAATCTCCTGCCTGCTCGTTTTGATTACATTGGCCAAATTAGTGCGTTTGAAATTGCATGTCCGTTCAAGTCGTTCTCATGGTGTGATGGTAATCTCCTCTGTATATTTTTCATTGGATGCAATTCAGTTCTTCAGTATTTAGTAATGAAACCCTGATCACACCTACGGTGGATTTTGCtcagttttaaatatttgaaatttgCCATCATGACTGGTCTTGAATCTTGTTGCCAGGACTTGAACCACAGGATCCTCAAAAGGTTCCCTCCAATAAGAACATACCAAGTAAGCACAGGCCTTCCTCAGCCTTGATCTAACCTCTACCGAAATGATCATTCTCTCACAGTTCTGATAAGCACTGGAATATGCAGTATGAGTTTCAGACGTCTTGGTCTTGTAAACTGTGTCCCTGCATTCTTTGGTTTTGACCTCAGTGGATGACCCACCCACAACCTCCACCCGAGTGTTCTACATCAGCGTGGGCGTGTGCTGTGCCGTCATTTTCCTGGTCGCCATCATCCTCGCTGTGCTCCATTTACACAGCATGAAGAGAATAGAGCTGGATGACAGGTGAGCGTCCTTCTCCATCAGCTCTTCAGATGTTCCCTTAGAGAGGCTCTGATGGCTCTTTTGTTGACTTCCTGACATGATTGTCCAGGATTCTATCCTTTTATGTGTGATTGTTTTCTGTGATACAAGTATTTTGAAGATCTTCATAAATAGCCAGATTTAtttaaggtgtttttttttttttttttggactctgGGACCTCTCTGcacagtaaaaaatgtattttaaaaaagcaataatgTTCTCAATAAATGGAACACGGGTCTGTTAGCCTTCTGCTAGATGAATGATGTTGTGAACAAGCCCTGGGTGTCCGTGCGAGCAGCAGGCCACTCTCCTATGTGATTCCATTTAAGCTCCCATTTGACATCTCTTAACGTCGTTGTCTTAATTGGATTAAACTGCTGGCAGCTGTTCTAGTTGAATTAATTGGTGCAAACTGAAGCAAGGTCACAAACGAATTCTCATTGATTTGCTTTCACATGATTCGTTGAATTTGTGGCGTCCCCttggaaatgtatttatttttttctcccccatcTGTGGGGCCATTGGGTTTTTATAATCCttgcacaatttatttaatgcaATATCAGAGGCCAGTCAGGTCATGAAATTATGAATTTTCTATTAAATCAAACCACTCAGTCCAGCCTTGTTAGCCTTTGACCATGTAGGCATCAGATGGAGTTGACATCCTCAGTCCTCGGCTCAAACAGACCTTCTGTTATCCCCTACGGAGGGGTGTGGGGACAGTTTCCAAAGCCATGTTGGGTTAAAATGCATGTGCCAAAGGCTTGTTTTTTCCCGTCCATTCCTCTCAAATAGCACCATTCATTGCCTGAGGCGCGGTCCGTTCTCTAGGCTGGAGCCTGTAATGGCATTACCGCATGATTGGGGTCACTGGTGGCTCCTCCAGAGCTGAGAGGGCCTCTACCCGGTAACCCCCAGCAAGCATTTAACCTCCTCAGTTAATGGGTGACAGCTTTAATTGGGCTGACTGAAACCACCTTCATCCCCTGTCTTGGCTGGGAGAGGCAGAGCGGCTCTGCCTCTGATGGGAGAAAAATATGTGCTGCTGTTTGACATTTAGTGGCCATCTTTACTTAATTTATATTGCATTGCATTCTTTTATGCAGCCTGTTTTTGAAACTGCACTCAAGCTTcagggagaagagcagagtAAGGCATGTTGTGGAGACttgacattttgcattttgaatcTCATTTGTACACGTGGGGAAACTGTAATCAAGTGCATGAAGGCATTTCCTGTATTAGTTGTATCTATACAACtatatcaatttatttatttatggcaataaataaataatttattgaatTAATTCAGAAAACATTTCCCCTCTTCTGTTTCAGTGTGAGTGACAGCGGGAGCTCCCAGGGTCTGTCCCAGCCCTCCACCCAGACCACCCAGTACCTGCGGGCGGACACGCCCAACAATGCAGCGCCCGTAACCAGTAAGACTCTTCCCTCGGTACCCCCATATATTTGATCATAAGAACTGCCCACTCCTCCAACTAGGCTAATgaattgaattaattaaatgaagaagaagaatgtaTCTTTTAACATGCTTTATCTTCATGTAtcagacacacatttatttcagtatGACAAATTAAACAAGTACTTAGTTAAACGGAATTAATTTTAGCTTGTTTAGTGTAATGCTATCAGATACAACGTTAGCTCAGGGAGAGGAATTAAATGTTTCCGCCTCCACCATACCGAGAAGAAGAGCATCATTAGGTAAGTAGGTAGCCGGTAATATAGCACATTTGAGAAGGTTTGTGGTGTTACGGGATGCTGTCCTGACCATTTACATACCTGTATCCGATGTTTAATAATCAGATGAATCAAGGCAAGTTAACACTgctttgtttatatttattgggctgcaggtcatatttgaacctgattttttttttcttatctaaCAGTAACTGTCAgtgttgtgtttatatttttaaacgTTTGTAGCACTTCATGTTTGATCCATATTGGATATGGACCATTTTAAGAGCCAGTGTAGAAGTGCGCTGTACGTCTGCAGTGGTAACAGCGCCTCCAGACACACCCTGCAGGGATACCTCGTGCCCCAACGCCTCCGTGTGTGAGGCCAGGCGGATTGTAACCCTCCAGTCACATGCTCAGCATTGTCTGCACCCCAAGCCTGATTCAAACACATGTCAGCGCCAAACTTGATCATGAGTCGATGGATCAAATCAGCTAAACgagaatcagaaggtttccgttCCACTGACTGTGTGTGGACCAACTGTGTCTAGTGTTTTAGATGTCTGTTTATTATgatttaataaagcaaatactgtACATTCTTAGAATTacctggttctgtgtgtgtgtgtgtgtgtgtgtgtgtgtgtgtatatacacatacacacacacacacacataaaagctGTAAACATATGTTATAAGGTCAATtcttgaaataaaatatttttgttattttgccagCTCATCAGTAGTGTTGCAATAGCACTACCTTTGTCACAGTTTATTATTTTCACAGTAAAATGCAGGATTATGAATATCAGAACACTACAGACATTGTGATGTAGGtgctaaaatattcatattaacaATGGGCTAATGATGTAGTAATTGTTCATCTcctaaaaaatgcttttctgctgctgctgttgtggcTGTCGTCATATTTGACTTGGGAATTCGTGCTCTAATTTGGCGCTTCAACAACAGGTGCTTTGGACATACAGCATTCATTCCAGCTTTTTGCAAGATCTTGCTACGTCAGCCACACTTCACACTTAAATGTTGTTTAATCGTGCACAAGGCTACTGCAGAGTAATAAGTAAATTCTGATGTCTGAGATTCTAGGTTCTACTAATGTATAATAACACAGGGCTCGTTCCCAGTTCATGTACCACATATTTTGTCCATTTTACCTATAATTACATCGCTCcaaatgatattttattaaaagaCACCTTTTATTAAAGGAGTGTGGATCGCTAAAAAATGAATTGAAGTAGACAGTCAGTTCTGAGCTCAAAGACTGTGAAGTAAAATGGGACATGTGGCAAACGAGTCTGTAAGCAGATGTAACAAGTGAGGAATGTGTGAGAAATAACACCAATTTAACAAATCGGCAGCAGGAATGTTGACAGGACGGTCCCGGCCTCTTCGTTCATCCTCCCCACCGGCAGATACCCGAAGCAGGAAGATAGGAAGCCATTTAGACTCCCTGTGCCGAGTTGTCATGTTTTTCTTAGCGTCTCTAACTGCCGGCGCTCTTAATGGTGGTGATTGGGCGGAAATTGGAGCTCATTATTTCTGAAGGCTATTTAGAAGTCAGGGGTGGGCTGTCTGGGCTGGGAGGACTCCAGTCAGATGATTGGTTTCAGAGACCTTCTGAGGCTGACCTTTAGCGAGGCCATATTTACGGTGCCCTTCTGAGCACCGGCTCTGATgaatggttcttttttttttttttgtcaatttccTGTCTCGTATATATATCGAAATGGAGAGCAGCACTACGGTGAAAATGTTATTACCCATGGCCGCGTCACAGTGTAAAATTGCATCTTGAACAAGGAAAGGGCAGCATGGAGCTCTGTTGAAGCAACTCTGTCACATGCAAATTTAATGGAATGCCACAGTTTCTTAGTGAATCTGCTGTGCTTTTTGATTGTGTCTGACGTAGCTTTAGACTGTTTTGATGTAATGTGAGTGCTGTTCGTCTGAGCGAGTTGGTCTGTTGCATTTTGTCGCCCTCTAGGGGACGTCTGGCTATCATCACCTCAGCCACTCGGttgcattcttttatttttccctgtTCTTCCCACCTTCCTTGCCTGGAGTGTCGCTGTGGCAGCATCATCATTACTCAACTTTCATGcacttctctctgtctctcttccatCCCTCTCCTTATCCCTCCTGTCATTCCTCCATCAGACAGTCACCCTGGCTCTGCACCCATCCTCCAGCTCGCTGCTGCCTCCTTCCCCAACCCTGGCGCCCCTCCCCTCGAGTCTAAAAGTAAGTCCCTCTGGTCCCCCTGTGACATCTGACCGCCTGCAAACTTAACGCTCTCCTGGTGGCCAATAATCGCCTAAAGAGCCACCGTGGATACAGACCAGACATGAGTTCATACCGTGTTGTTGATCAGTCTCCTGCAGGCCGTGAGACAAATACTGTTGTGCGGCCTTACAGGATATTGTAAGTTTATACATATTTCCCCCAAGTATCAGATTGGTATTGGGATTCCTGTTTTGCTTTGTGACGTGCCATCTCCTGGCAGACCTGCTGAATTCACACCGTATGACAAAGGCACTGAGCTTCTAGTTCTTCAGGCACTTATCACCTCGTAACGCTTCACACTGCTTACTAACGGCTTACACGTCACCCGAGAATTGGGATAGTTACACACTGGCTTTCTGTGTTTCTTAAAACCTTCCTTTTGAATTCTACTTGGACATGAATGGTTTTTATATGGGTTGTAGAATTCTTATGGAAAATGTTGTTCCTGGAATCTTGGTATGGAATAGCATGATACCTGAGCTCCAGGCTCACATTAGTCTGTGGAATGAATGGTTTGAGTCAGATGTGGCAGATTGTCCAAAAGGGGGCAGTATAAACACACCTGAACTTCTTATAAAGAAATCAGCTGGTGAGTGTTGATCAGCAGGTCGTATTCTGAGGCCAATGAAAATGATCTGGGAACAAAGTAATTCTACCAGGAATTTAATTACATATGATTATGGTAAAAATGGCTTCTTGTTATGAGTGCTTTGGCCATAAGATGCATTCTGTGTTttctatatattattttacatggGAATTGTTTTTTCATCCAACATATTTGGTTTGCAAATTAAATTCATGTctcaaatacatatttatgaaGAAGCATTCTGAATCCATGTGGGGTTCGGTTGAAGTCTTTGAAAGCTTGTAAATGTAGACAAATAAACATCCCACTGAAATTCCATGCAGGTCCTACTCATCACTACTATGATTGACTAGTACTCATCACTAGTATGATGGCCGCTGTGTTAGTGttaatgtgtatgtgtcagGGGCCTAGAGTGGAAAACTACCTTTTCCTCATAAGAATGGAAGTTCTCAATTGGTTCAGAAGTACCTGGAGATGCTTAATTCCCGCTCATTTGTGTCAGGGGGGTGTTTCAGTGGCCGAAGTCTAGCTGGGAATTGTTGGTTACTGGGTTTACGTAACGCCAGCTCTGACTCGCGGTGAAAATCCCCACAGCGCACTTACGGACCttgaacacacatacacgtttGAGTCTGCGCTGGGAGACACTGGAGTTACATCACTGTAAACCACAACATAGCCTGCAGGGCTTTTGTGTTTTCATGTTTCAGTAAGTGCACCCCACAAGGTTTCGAAGTTCCTTTATTTCAAACTTCTGTTCTACTTCCCCTGAAGCCACTGCCCTCTGTGTTCTACACTTTATAAACGCTCCTTTCCTCCTAAAGTACACATTCAACACTACACTTTAATTAATGGCAACATTAATTATGGGATTatgtgaaaaaacacacatacaagacGATAAAATACCAGCCGCCGGCATTGTGTGCGTAAGCATGGATGCAAGCTGTAAACAGAGTCAAGCCACACTCTGTGCTCTGGCCTGCTGAGGGGTGCCAAGTGTAAACGGATGATTTCCTGCGTTATGGAATTGATGCAGAATAAATCCCGGGAGCCTTGAGGCAGGTGACTGGGACCTACAGAGGCTTAACCAGCGGTACACCTTTTTACCAAAAGGTTCACGCATCCCTGCGGATTATGACtgggtggtagtcgcctagcgggtaacaacccaggttcaaatgccacttactaccattgtgtgcctgagcaaggcacttaaccctgagtgtctccagggggggactgtccctgtaactactgattgtaagtcgctctggaagagggcgtctgataaatgctgtaaatgtaaattatgaaaGTAGGCTGCTTgttttgaaggtgtgtgtgtgtgcgcgcgagaGAGAGTTTTGTTCATTTGCAGTATGTTTGTGTTGAAGGCTATCCTTCTCTTCGCATCGAGAAGAATGATCTGAGGAGTGTCACACTGCTGGAGGCCAAAGCAAAGGTCAAAGATATCGCCATCTCTAGAGAGAGGGTTACCCTGCGCGACGTGCTGCAtgaaggtaacacacacacacacacacacacacaccttccttcATGTGTCGAGTTTCAACATGTCAGTCCCGTGGGTTCAACGAGGTCCCAATAAAGTCACAATTTCACTCCATAACCATCTCATTCAGTTACACACGGCAAATAATACTTTACATGAAGCTGGAGTGGTAGATGCACCATGCCCTGCTCACGTCTGGGACTCACTGCGGCCGTGAGAAAGTTCTCATCTCTCAGCTCGGACAGCTGGACTCCCATGACCCCTGTCTGCTGTTTTATCTGGGCATCATTTAACAATGCATGGCATgcattgttatttatttattctgcattGTTGTATTAGTAAATTGTCACACTTTTCCGGGCACAAGAGTTCTCAGAAATGATGAAACTCCCAGGAAAGATCCAGATCTATCTCTACTGGGTTTTGAGGACCACCCAGTCAAAGTAAGCCAGACAGGATATGAAGAAACAAGCGCTTTTCTCATCTTCGCTGCAGCAGCGAAAGCATAATCTTGGTCTTTTAGCTTATTGAGAGCATCAAAGTCAGAATAGTCAGGACTTCTATTTTTGTGCTTTCACTGCATTAGCTGCATGagtttgaaatgcttttttataATAGAGGCATCTCAGCCTATTTTTGCCTGTTGAGCAAGTGCTGCGGTTTTTTGCCAAAGCTTCTGGAATGCTGccgaattatttttttttttttccttttcttcaatTTGACCACTTTTCCTATAAACTAGAGAATTACCCCCATCGCTCTTGTGAGAACCACCTGACAAGGGCTATTACGGGAGCGCCTCTGGCTCCAGCTCGCTTTTGTTTCAGCTGCAGGTCTAGACGGGGACCAGGTCTGAGCAGGACTGACTGCAGCATTTATACAAGGCGCCCTTTCAGCCCTGCCTCGTGCCTTACGGCTGTTTGCATATTATACTGTCTTCCCCTGGGGGCCACAGAGAGACGAACAAAAGCTGAAGGATCGTGCCGCTCTCCATCATGCTCCAGCTTAACTGCTGGCTGTTTTATTCCTTTTCATTAGAACAGAATAGAGGTGTAACTCTGTTGGGAGGTCGGGGTCAGTGTCCTTGTGATCCTCGGTTTGGTTGATGGACGCTGAAATGTACAAAACGCGCGAGGATAGAGTGGAGGCACGGAGACATTTGAAAGTTTTTGTGATTGTGGTACACAAcggagcacacggtgacagaatgaaatgtctcctctgcttttaacccataacccttagtggaaggtgcccagggagcagtgtgtggggatcaagGGAACCttgttcaaaaatgttttacttcTGCATCTGTAGTAACTGAGGTTTGttactgagttttttttttttattcgtagAATGAGCTTGTACGTTTTTGTGCTCGTTTCGTTTTACAGGTACCTTTGGCCGAATATTCCATGGTGTTCTTTTGGATGAGAAGGACCCCACCAAAGAGAAGCAAGTCTTTGTGAAAACAGTCAAAGGTACACAACCCCAGCCTGCCGTGCGCACGTCTGCATCCACGTGCACCCCAGTGTGcacatttttcccccctcctccgTCTCTCTTGCCGTACTGTACATGCCAGGGAACATTTTGTTGTCGAGACTAACGTAGcctttgttttttgtcattggcCAATTCTCTCTGAGGAGGAGACCGGTTCAGACCGGCCAGATTGTGTAGTCCAGGCTGGGTCACCGCCAGCAGGGCTGCAGTCAGCGGTGCTGGAAGCCCGTGTACCGAATGTGTATCTGCTCTGCACCGCAGCAAATGGTCAGAAGCCCTGATGGTGCGCTGCTCAGTGATGTACAGACTTTGCCAACTTTAAGCATGCTTGACCTACTGTGTTCAGATGAAAAGAcccagaaaaaaagtgaagtgattgtcacatgtaatgcacagcacacagtgcacacagtgaaatttgtcctctgcatttaaccaatcaccctgagtgagcagtgggcacccatgacaggcgcctggggagcagtgtgtggggacggtgctttgctcagtggtaccttggcggatcgggactcgaaacggcaaccttctgattacggggccgcttccttaaccgctaggccaccactgccccaggtccATGGATGAGTTCTGGATAATGCCACGATTTTAAAAGTCGCACTATGTGCCAGGCATGGGGCTTGTTCTTTAGTGTAAGATCAAAAGGCATCATTTGGGTTTACCAAAAAAttcagaagaaaacaacacaaTCGTTattgatgtttgtgcatgtgacgtTTTGACTGGTGTGGGTTTAAGgtaagagctgtcaatcagaAAGTCACACAACAAGGGTGGTAATTTTCTCTTCAAGATACAAGTTTTGTCATATTACTTATACAAATTATTACACTAGCCGTCAAGACCCATGCTTTTAAAACAGTCCTACATTACATCATTGTGCTTCTTACTGGTCCAGATAGATGCATGAACACAAGCACCTTTTCTAttgaataattaaaacaataataatcagaCACTTTGATAGCCTACTTTTAGTTTTGTGTGTAGtgagatataaatataaaaacacacgaGTTTGGCATGATGTGATCATTGTGTGCCAAATGCAATCACAACGTGAGGTTGCCTAGGTGTTACCCATTTTTAGCCTC is part of the Denticeps clupeoides chromosome 19, fDenClu1.1, whole genome shotgun sequence genome and harbors:
- the ryk gene encoding tyrosine-protein kinase RYK isoform X1, whose product is MSGREDARGWPRSALRRLGGFFLLLLLEGALCSASPSTLPGHTDNSRPYVNVFLSPDEMNKLLGVHAELYYVRDDHVNMYALLFIPPVPSEINSLHFTWQSRNRVEYRLGFQVENPAAMDLPQSNISSHGEVPRSRSVFRVDLFCSGQVDGEALVTVQLNLTIHPNNITVLNFKRRKMCYKRLEPQDPQKVPSNKNIPMDDPPTTSTRVFYISVGVCCAVIFLVAIILAVLHLHSMKRIELDDSVSDSGSSQGLSQPSTQTTQYLRADTPNNAAPVTNSHPGSAPILQLAAASFPNPGAPPLESKSYPSLRIEKNDLRSVTLLEAKAKVKDIAISRERVTLRDVLHEGTFGRIFHGVLLDEKDPTKEKQVFVKTVKDHASEVQVTMMLTESCKLRGLHHRNLLPISHVCTEEGEKPMVLLPFMNWGNLKLFLRQCKLAEANNPQAISQQDLVHMAIQIACGMSYLARREVIHKDLAARNCVIDDSMQVKITDNALARDLFPMDYHCLGDNENRPVRWMALESLLNNDFSSASDVWAFGVTLWELMTLGQTPYVDIDPFEMAAYLKDGYRIAQPINCPDELFAVMACCWALDPEERPKFQQLVQCLTEFHAALGAYV